GCCAAAGCCGCTGCACGCGTCCGTCGACATTGGTAAAACTGCCCTGGTTTTCAACATACACAGTGCTGGGCAGCACCTGGTCGGCAGCGGCACTGGTCACATTTTGATTGGAGCCTTGGTACACCATCCAACGCATGCGCTTGCGCAATTCGGAAAAAAGCTCTTCACCGAGGATCCGCGCAATATCCTGGCCGCAAACCCACAAGAGCTCGATATCGCGATTACACAGCGCGCCCTGGAGTTGGTTCGTGGCAATCACCGTCAGCCCCAGGGCCTCGGCCCCGGCGCGATTCGGGTTTTTGTCCGGTGTCTTGAGAAGGTTATCCCCCTCGCCCGCAGCCGTGTGGCTCACACATAGGGTTTTCGCACTCGCGCCCTCAAAGAGCTTCTTCATGGCAAACAGGTTTTCATTCGTCTGCCCCGGCGACAGCAGGCCCACAATACTACCCTTGTTCTTTACTTCTTTGATCCTCTCAGCTAATTGCTGCAAGTTCTCTGCCCAGGTGCCTTGCTTGAGCGCACTCAAACGCCCCTCGTCCACAAAGCGATACCCGTAGCGTCCCTCGTCGCAAATCCACCAGCGGTTGACCAGCGGATTAGTGCGCGGCTTGAGCCGGATCACACGCCGGCCCTGGGCCTTGAATGCATGGCGGTCCACATCCTTTTTGGTGTGAACCTGAATGTTGCAACCCCGGCTGCAACCGGGACACACGGAATCCGTGCTGGCCAAATACCACACGCGCGTCTGGAAACGGAAATCCTTGTCCGTGAGCGCGCCCACCGGACAAATATCCACGACATTGCCGGAATATCCGCTTTCGAGCAATTTGCCCGGATACACGTTGATTTCCGAATGGTCCCCGCGATTAAAGATGCCCAGTTCCCCGGTCCCGGTAATTTCGTCACAAAAACGCACACAGCGGCTGCACAGGATACAGCGCTCTTGATCGAGCATCACCTCTTTGCCTATGTGCGTGGCCTTCTTTGTTTTCTTGACCTTATTCTCATCCATGCGCGCCTGGTACTGGCCGTGCTGCATGTAATAGTCCTGGAGCCAGCACTCTCCTGCCTGATCGCACACCGGACAGTCCAGAGGATGATTGACGAGCAAAAACTCCAGCACATCCTGGCGCGCCTTGCGCACCTTGGCGTTTTGGGTATAGACCACCATACCGTCGGTCGCGGGCGTATTGCAGGCGATCTGCAGTTTGGGCACGCCCTCGATTTCCACCAGACAAATACGGCAGTTGCCCGCAATGGACAGTCCGGGATGATAACAGTAGAAGGGCACCTCGCTGCCCGCTTTGTGGGCGGCCTGGATCACCGTAGTGCCCTTGGGCACTTCGACATGCTTTCCGTCAATGTTGAGTTGGATTAAGTCTGTACTCAATGTCTGTCGTTTTGTTTGTCATTCCCGCGGAAGCGGGAATCTAGTTACCTTCAGTCATTCAAGTGGATCCCCGCCTGCGCGGGGATGACGGCATGCTCTGGTGTCAAACACCCCTTTGACTCGCTCGCAATGATCGACCTGCCGCTCCGGATATGTTCTTCGAATTCCGCGCGGAATTTTTCGATATAGCTCTGGACCGGCCAGGCCGCGGCATCCGCAAACACGCAAATAGTGCGGCCTTCCATATTTGAAGACACGTCCAAGAGCAGATCCAAATCCCCGATGCGCCCCATGCCGCGCGCCATACGGTCAATCACCCGGTGGATCCAGCCCGTGCCTTCGCGGCAGGGCGAACACTGCCCGCAGGACTCGTGGTGAAAGAAACGGCTCGCCACCCACAGAGCCCGCACCATGTCCGTAGTCTCGTCCATCACAATGACTCCGCCTGAACCCAGCATTGTACCTGCCGCGCGGATCTGGTCATAATCCAAGTTCACATCAATTTCGTCAGCATTGAGGATCTTCGCGCTGATCCCGCCCGGGATCACAGCCTTGAGATCGCGCCCTCCCCGGACGCCGCCGCCGTGCTCGTAAATGAGCTCCCGAAGCGGCGTACCCATGGGCAATTCGTAAACCCCGGGCCGCTCCACATGACCGCTTAAACAAAAAAGGTGGGTTCCGCCGTTTTTTTCCGAGCCCAAGTCCGCAAACCACTTGGCCCCATTCCGGAATATCAAGGGCAAACACGCAATGGTCTCCACATTGTTGACCACAGTTGGGCAGTCAAAAAGTCCTTTGATCGCCGGGAACGGAGGCTTAAGCTTGGGTTGGCCTTTGCCGCCTTCCAAAGAAGACAGAAGCGCCGTTTCTTCCCCGCAAATGTACGCGCCCGCGCCCGGGTGCACCACAATATCCAATTTAAAATCCTGGCCCAGGGTCTTCTCGCCGATCAGACCGTTCGCATAGGCCTCCTCCACGGCCGCACGCACGCGTTTCATGGGCTGCACATATTCGCCCCTTATATAGATGTAGGCCTTGTGCGCCTGGATTGCGAAGGCGGCAATAATCATGCCCTCGATCAATGCGTGAGGATCGCGCTCCAAAATATATTTGTCCTTAAAGGTGCCGGGTTCGCCCTCGTCCGCGTTAATGACAAGGTATTTGGGCACGCTCGTGGTCTTGGGCACAAAGCTCCACTTCACGCCCGTGGGGAAACCCGCGCCGCCCAGGCCGCGCAGGTTGGAGGCCTTGACCTCTTCGATCACGGCATCGGGCTGCATGGCCATGGCCTTTTGCGCGCCCTCGTAGCCGTGACACTCCTTATAGACCTTGAGTGTGTGGCCGCCGTTAACGTGAAATCTAGCTGAGAGGTGGTTCAGTGGTTTTGGCATCTACTCCAACCCATCCAAAATCTCATCAATGCGTTGCGGCGTGAGCGGGCCGTAGTAATGATCGTTAATCTGCATCATAGGCCCTGCCTCGCAAGCGCCCAGGCACTCGACTGTGGAGAGCGTGAACTTGCCGTCAGCCGTGGTGCCGCCCGGCTGGATCTCCAGCTTCTCTTTCAAATAATCCACCACAGAGCTGGAGCCCAGCAAATCGCAACTCATGTTGCCGCACACCTGGATGTGATACTTGCCTATGGGTTGCCGGTTGAACAACGTATAAAAACTCACGACCTCGCGCACATGCGCCAAAGAAATGCCGATCAATTGGCCGGCCCATTCCTCGGCTTCGGGGCTCACCCAACCCAGGGATTCCTGCGCGATATGGAGTACCGGCAGAATAGCCGCGCGTTTGGTGTCATACTTGGCAATCAGATTCTCCGCGCGCTCAGTCAATGCCGCCAAACGAATTGCGCGTTCCTCAGACGATAAGGTTGGCGAAGGATTCACCGGTCCAACTCCCCGGCAATCATGTTCACGGACCCGAAGGTCGCGACCACATCCGCCATCTGC
The genomic region above belongs to Candidatus Omnitrophota bacterium and contains:
- a CDS encoding (2Fe-2S)-binding protein: MSTDLIQLNIDGKHVEVPKGTTVIQAAHKAGSEVPFYCYHPGLSIAGNCRICLVEIEGVPKLQIACNTPATDGMVVYTQNAKVRKARQDVLEFLLVNHPLDCPVCDQAGECWLQDYYMQHGQYQARMDENKVKKTKKATHIGKEVMLDQERCILCSRCVRFCDEITGTGELGIFNRGDHSEINVYPGKLLESGYSGNVVDICPVGALTDKDFRFQTRVWYLASTDSVCPGCSRGCNIQVHTKKDVDRHAFKAQGRRVIRLKPRTNPLVNRWWICDEGRYGYRFVDEGRLSALKQGTWAENLQQLAERIKEVKNKGSIVGLLSPGQTNENLFAMKKLFEGASAKTLCVSHTAAGEGDNLLKTPDKNPNRAGAEALGLTVIATNQLQGALCNRDIELLWVCGQDIARILGEELFSELRKRMRWMVYQGSNQNVTSAAADQVLPSTVYVENQGSFTNVDGRVQRLWQALRPLGEARPDWHTAADLAARLELKGFEWQSEEMIFENLAEKVPFFSGMSYEALGTGGLLGKTAALSS
- the nuoF gene encoding NADH-quinone oxidoreductase subunit NuoF, encoding MPKPLNHLSARFHVNGGHTLKVYKECHGYEGAQKAMAMQPDAVIEEVKASNLRGLGGAGFPTGVKWSFVPKTTSVPKYLVINADEGEPGTFKDKYILERDPHALIEGMIIAAFAIQAHKAYIYIRGEYVQPMKRVRAAVEEAYANGLIGEKTLGQDFKLDIVVHPGAGAYICGEETALLSSLEGGKGQPKLKPPFPAIKGLFDCPTVVNNVETIACLPLIFRNGAKWFADLGSEKNGGTHLFCLSGHVERPGVYELPMGTPLRELIYEHGGGVRGGRDLKAVIPGGISAKILNADEIDVNLDYDQIRAAGTMLGSGGVIVMDETTDMVRALWVASRFFHHESCGQCSPCREGTGWIHRVIDRMARGMGRIGDLDLLLDVSSNMEGRTICVFADAAAWPVQSYIEKFRAEFEEHIRSGRSIIASESKGCLTPEHAVIPAQAGIHLND
- the nuoE gene encoding NADH-quinone oxidoreductase subunit NuoE; this encodes MRLAALTERAENLIAKYDTKRAAILPVLHIAQESLGWVSPEAEEWAGQLIGISLAHVREVVSFYTLFNRQPIGKYHIQVCGNMSCDLLGSSSVVDYLKEKLEIQPGGTTADGKFTLSTVECLGACEAGPMMQINDHYYGPLTPQRIDEILDGLE